In Salvelinus namaycush isolate Seneca chromosome 15, SaNama_1.0, whole genome shotgun sequence, a genomic segment contains:
- the LOC120060215 gene encoding mucin-2-like, giving the protein MFGSAPCILDTRHEFHSISVGGGLFIVGVARGVADLHAERSRRRSPMDEGQCERAGPVVSEGQEGGVDLHYNQSDPSEPIQVSAHQNQNLTQTQLDDGQRVGCDSIEHDSLNGNRDEEEEEDDDVIVEEEKDSVTAPDTPMTDSSFSDTGSLVELHPSVSPETTCPISPVAGSPDEPSYSNPEGKTHTSTTEPTTSTTEPTTSTTEPTTSTTEPTTSTTEPTTSITEPTGPTSTTEPTTSTTEPSTTLLASLQELGERKDHSHLPQSLHQVCARPSPFYILYFYLPALFSSKH; this is encoded by the exons tcagtaggaggagggCTGTTTATTGTAGGCGTGGCAAGGGGAGTGGCCGACCTTCATGCTGAGAGGTCACGGAGGAGGAGCCCCATGGATGAGG GTCAGTGTGAGAGGGCGGGACCAGTGGTGTCAGAGGGTCAGGAGGGCGGGGTCGACCTCCACTACAACCAATCAGACCCCTCGGAACCAATTCAGGTCTCCGCCCACCAAAACCAGAACTTGACACAGACTCAACTAGATGATGGTCAAAGGGTTGGATGTGACTCCATCGAACACGACTCTTTAAACGGCAAtagggatgaagaggaggaggaagatgatgatGTGATAGTGGAAGAAGAGAAGGACAGCGTGACAGCACCTGACACTCCTATGACTGACTCCTCCTTCTCAGACACAg GCAGTTTGGTAGAGCTCCACCCCTCTGTGTCTCCAGAGACTACATGTCCCATCAGCCCCGTAGCAGGTAGTCCAGACGAACCCTCCTACAGTAACCCTGAAGGGAAGACACACACCTCCACCACAGAACCTACCACCTCCACCACAGAACCTACCACCTCCACCACAGAACCTACCACCTCCACCACAGAACCAACCACCTCCACCACAGAACCAACCACCTCCATCACAGAGCCTACAGGACCCACCTCCACCACAGAACCTACCACCTCCACCACAGAGCCTAGCACTACCCTCCTAGCCTCCCTACAGGAGCTAGGGGAACGTAAAGATCACTCCCACCTTCCTCAGTCCCTCCATCAGGTGTGTGCCCGtccctctccattctatatattGTATTTCTACCTGCCTGCGCTGTTCTCAAGTAAACATTAA